The Williamwhitmania taraxaci genome includes a region encoding these proteins:
- a CDS encoding OmpA family protein: protein MLNLKKTLVKRFRYLYILLALLMMTPSVSSAQVKATLDTALFKVKARKATSLFEKTAYAKAIQLYEELSTAGYLPDSLQRNLGIAYYKIVDMGKAEPIFKKLVATPSATAPDYYYYSKILKFNGKYDEADVWLDKYLALNATDQSAQNQKASAPYIKQLLEKERYLIAEVPFNSINSDFGAVPYGDQLIFASARPNQDLIKYEDSWKQTPYFALYTVPQNADTTLPTHFMWKLSTIYHDGPVCLNQEQTEMFVTRNNYRYLLPRKDKEGVNNLKIHYTKRSTDGSWGTLVELPFNSDSYSCGHAALSPDGKTLYFSSNMPGGYGVTDIYAITRSDSGWSAPHNLGSDINTEGDEMFPFVGANGLLYFSSNGHKGIGGLDVFVARLGKNGHYTVKNMGYPLNGNADDFSFYLRPDEKTGYFASNRQGGKGDDDIYAFTITDAISFALELQGTTADIDTKDWLTQATVTLKANNPSEAEKVETGDNHSFRFELEPEMTYTITAARQGYTPVSIPVNPSTMPIVSGVISVPMELRKVDEWGVYGNVYLKPSMEIVPEVKVRIEKMDKTVIGDITTEGEIGFRQRLEPETNYVLVFEKKGFLTKRVDYSTKGRRPSYININEIVEIAIEKVELNKTIEIPNIYYDLGKWNIRPDAAIELDKVVQFLTDNPDIKVELASHTDSRGSSQANQTLSQKRAVSAVEYIVKKGGISADRITAKGYGESKLKNQCADGVKCSELEHQQNRRTDIRIVSF from the coding sequence CTGGTTACCTCCCCGATTCGCTCCAACGCAACTTGGGCATTGCCTACTACAAGATAGTAGACATGGGAAAGGCAGAGCCCATTTTTAAGAAGCTTGTGGCAACGCCATCAGCAACGGCTCCGGATTACTACTACTACTCCAAAATTTTGAAGTTCAACGGCAAATATGATGAGGCTGATGTTTGGCTTGATAAATACCTTGCCTTAAATGCAACCGATCAGAGTGCCCAAAACCAGAAAGCCTCGGCCCCCTACATTAAGCAGCTGCTCGAGAAGGAGCGCTACCTGATCGCAGAGGTTCCCTTCAACTCTATAAACTCCGACTTTGGGGCAGTACCTTACGGCGACCAACTTATCTTTGCTTCGGCTCGCCCCAACCAAGATCTCATCAAGTATGAGGACTCATGGAAGCAAACCCCTTACTTTGCCCTCTACACCGTACCTCAAAACGCAGATACAACTTTGCCCACGCACTTCATGTGGAAGTTGAGCACTATTTACCACGATGGACCAGTTTGCCTCAATCAGGAGCAGACCGAGATGTTTGTAACCCGCAACAACTACCGATACCTCTTGCCCCGCAAGGATAAGGAAGGGGTGAACAACCTGAAAATCCACTACACCAAGCGTAGCACCGATGGATCGTGGGGTACGCTCGTGGAACTGCCCTTCAACAGCGACAGCTACTCCTGCGGCCATGCAGCCCTTTCCCCCGACGGCAAAACGCTCTACTTCTCCTCCAATATGCCGGGTGGATATGGGGTCACAGATATTTACGCCATCACCCGCAGCGACTCGGGCTGGTCGGCTCCGCACAACCTAGGTTCAGACATCAACACTGAAGGCGATGAGATGTTCCCGTTCGTGGGGGCCAACGGCCTGCTCTACTTCTCCTCCAACGGACATAAGGGTATTGGTGGCCTCGACGTGTTCGTGGCGCGACTTGGCAAGAATGGCCACTACACCGTGAAGAATATGGGCTATCCCCTCAACGGCAACGCCGATGACTTCAGCTTCTACCTTCGCCCCGATGAGAAAACCGGCTACTTCGCCTCCAACCGTCAGGGAGGAAAGGGCGACGATGATATTTACGCCTTCACCATTACCGATGCCATATCTTTTGCCCTTGAACTTCAGGGCACCACTGCCGATATCGATACTAAGGATTGGTTGACACAAGCAACCGTAACGCTAAAAGCAAACAACCCTTCCGAGGCTGAAAAGGTGGAAACTGGCGATAACCACAGCTTCCGCTTTGAGTTAGAACCGGAGATGACCTACACGATTACTGCTGCACGCCAAGGGTATACACCTGTTTCTATTCCTGTGAACCCCAGTACCATGCCGATCGTTTCCGGGGTCATTTCCGTCCCAATGGAACTCAGAAAGGTAGACGAGTGGGGCGTTTACGGAAACGTATACTTGAAACCTTCCATGGAAATTGTGCCTGAGGTTAAGGTTCGAATTGAAAAAATGGATAAAACCGTAATTGGCGACATCACCACCGAGGGTGAAATAGGATTTAGGCAGAGATTAGAGCCGGAAACGAACTACGTGCTCGTTTTCGAAAAGAAAGGATTCCTCACCAAGCGTGTTGATTACTCTACAAAAGGTCGTAGACCGAGCTATATAAACATTAACGAGATTGTGGAAATAGCAATTGAAAAGGTGGAACTCAACAAGACCATTGAAATCCCAAACATTTACTACGACCTTGGCAAGTGGAATATCCGCCCCGATGCTGCCATTGAGCTCGACAAGGTGGTGCAATTTCTTACCGACAACCCCGACATTAAGGTGGAGTTGGCCTCCCATACCGATTCCCGCGGTAGCTCTCAGGCCAACCAAACCCTATCCCAGAAGCGGGCAGTTTCTGCAGTAGAGTATATTGTGAAGAAAGGTGGAATCAGCGCCGACCGCATTACAGCGAAAGGATATGGTGAGTCCAAACTCAAGAACCAGTGCGCCGATGGTGTGAAGTGCTCTGAACTCGAACACCAGCAAAACCGTAGAACCGATATTCGAATCGTGAGTTTCTAA